A single genomic interval of Nycticebus coucang isolate mNycCou1 chromosome 21, mNycCou1.pri, whole genome shotgun sequence harbors:
- the GSS gene encoding glutathione synthetase isoform X1 gives MATSWESLLLDEQQLEELARQAVDRALAEGVLLRTSQEPSSSDVVSYAPFTLFPSVVPGALMEQAYAVQMDFNLLVDAVSQNAAFLQQTLSSTIKRDDFTARLFDIHKQVLEEGIAQTVFLGLNRSDYMFQRSANGYPALKQIEINTISASFGGLASRTPAVHRHVLNVLNKTKEAAKILSNNPSKGLAMGIAKAWELYGSANALVLLIAQEKERNIFDQRAIENELLARNIHMIRRRFEDVSAKGSLDQDRRLFLDGQEVAVVYFRDGYMPSQYSVQNWEARLLLERSRAVKCPDIATQLAGTKKVQQELSRVGMLEMLLPDQPEAVARLRATFAGLYSLDMGEEGDQAITEALAAPSRFVLKPQREGGGNNLYGEKMVQALEQLKDSEERASYILMEKIEPEPFWNCLLRPGSPAQVVQCISELGIFGVYVRQGKTLVMNKHVGHLLRTKAIEHADGGVAAGVAVLDNPYPV, from the exons GTGGTGAGCTACGCTCCATTCACGCTCTTCCCCTCAGTGGTCCCTGGGGCCCTGATGGAGCAAGCCTATGCTGTGCAGATGGACTTCAACCTGCTAGTGGATGCCGTCAGCCAGAATGCTGCCTTCCTTCAGCAAACGCTCTCCAG CACCATCAAAAGGGATGACTTTACCGCACGTCTCTTTGATATCCACAAGCAAGTCCTGGAAGAGGGCATTGCCCAG ACTGTGTTCCTGGGCCTGAACCGCTCAGACTACATGTTCCAGCGCAGCGCAAATGGCTATCCAGCCCTGAAACAGATTGAAATCAACACCATCTCTGCCAGCTTCGGGGGCCTAGCCTCCCGGACCCCAGCTGTGCATCG ACATGTTCTCAATGTCCTGAACAAGACCAAAGAAGCTGCCAAGATCCTCTCCAATAATCCCAGCAAAGGACTAGCCATGGGAATTGCCAAAGCCTGGGAGCTCTACGGCTCAGCCAA TGCTCTAGTGCTACTGATTGcccaagagaaggaaaggaatatATTTGACCAGCGTGCCATAGAGAATGAGCTACTGGCCAG GAACATCCACATGATCCGGCGAAGATTTGAAGATGTCTCTGCAAAGGGGTCCTTGGACCAAGACCGAAGGCTGTTTCT GGATGGCCAGGAAGTTGCTGTGGTTTACTTCCGGGATGGCTACATGCCGAGTCAGTACAGTGTGCAG AACTGGGAAGCACGCCTGCTGCTGGAGAGGTCACGTGCTGTCAAGTGCCCAGACATTGCTACTCAGCTGGCTGGGACTAAGAAGGTACAGCAGGAGCTGAGCAGGGTGGGCATGCTGGAGATGTTGCTCCCTGACCAGCCTGAGGCCGTGGCCCGCCTCCGTGCCACCTTTGCTGGCCTCTACTCACTGGACATG GGTGAAGAAGGGGACCAAGCCATCACTGAGGCCCTTGCTGCCCCTAGCCGGTTTGTGCTAAAGCCCCAGAGAGAGGGTGGAG GTAACAACTTGTATGGGGAGAAAATGGTGCAGGCCTTGGAGCAGCTGAAGGACAGTGAGGAGAGAGCCTCCTACATCCTCATGGAGAAGATTGAACCTGAGCCTTTTTGGAATTGCTTGCTACGGCCTGGCAGCCCTGCCCAAGTGGTCCAATGCATCTCAGAGCTGGGCATCTTTGGAGTCTATGTCAG GCAGGGAAAGACACTAGTGATGAATAAGCACGTGGGGCATCTACTTCGAACCAAAGCCATCGAGCATGCAGATGGTGGTGTGGCAGCAGGAGTGGCAGTCCTGGACAACCCATACCCTGTGTGA
- the GSS gene encoding glutathione synthetase isoform X4 yields the protein MIPCVGMATSWESLLLDEQQLEELARQAVDRALAEGVLLRTSQEPSSSDVVSYAPFTLFPSVVPGALMEQAYAVQMDFNLLVDAVSQNAAFLQQTLSSTIKRDDFTARLFDIHKQVLEEGIAQTVFLGLNRSDYMFQRSANGYPALKQIEINTISASFGGLASRTPAVHRHVLNVLNKTKEAAKILSNNPSKGLAMGIAKAWELYGSANALVLLIAQEKERNIFDQRAIENELLARNIHMIRRRFEDVSAKGSLDQDRRLFLDGQEVAVVYFRDGYMPSQYSVQNWEARLLLERSRAVKCPDIATQLAGTKKVQQELSRVGMLEMLLPDQPEAVARLRATFAGLYSLDMGEEGDQAITEALAAPSRFVLKPQREGGGNNLYGEKMVQALEQLKDSEERASYILMEKIEPEPFWNCLLRPGSPAQVVQCISELGIFGVYVRQGKTLVMNKHVGHLLRTKAIEHADGGVAAGVAVLDNPYPV from the exons GTGGTGAGCTACGCTCCATTCACGCTCTTCCCCTCAGTGGTCCCTGGGGCCCTGATGGAGCAAGCCTATGCTGTGCAGATGGACTTCAACCTGCTAGTGGATGCCGTCAGCCAGAATGCTGCCTTCCTTCAGCAAACGCTCTCCAG CACCATCAAAAGGGATGACTTTACCGCACGTCTCTTTGATATCCACAAGCAAGTCCTGGAAGAGGGCATTGCCCAG ACTGTGTTCCTGGGCCTGAACCGCTCAGACTACATGTTCCAGCGCAGCGCAAATGGCTATCCAGCCCTGAAACAGATTGAAATCAACACCATCTCTGCCAGCTTCGGGGGCCTAGCCTCCCGGACCCCAGCTGTGCATCG ACATGTTCTCAATGTCCTGAACAAGACCAAAGAAGCTGCCAAGATCCTCTCCAATAATCCCAGCAAAGGACTAGCCATGGGAATTGCCAAAGCCTGGGAGCTCTACGGCTCAGCCAA TGCTCTAGTGCTACTGATTGcccaagagaaggaaaggaatatATTTGACCAGCGTGCCATAGAGAATGAGCTACTGGCCAG GAACATCCACATGATCCGGCGAAGATTTGAAGATGTCTCTGCAAAGGGGTCCTTGGACCAAGACCGAAGGCTGTTTCT GGATGGCCAGGAAGTTGCTGTGGTTTACTTCCGGGATGGCTACATGCCGAGTCAGTACAGTGTGCAG AACTGGGAAGCACGCCTGCTGCTGGAGAGGTCACGTGCTGTCAAGTGCCCAGACATTGCTACTCAGCTGGCTGGGACTAAGAAGGTACAGCAGGAGCTGAGCAGGGTGGGCATGCTGGAGATGTTGCTCCCTGACCAGCCTGAGGCCGTGGCCCGCCTCCGTGCCACCTTTGCTGGCCTCTACTCACTGGACATG GGTGAAGAAGGGGACCAAGCCATCACTGAGGCCCTTGCTGCCCCTAGCCGGTTTGTGCTAAAGCCCCAGAGAGAGGGTGGAG GTAACAACTTGTATGGGGAGAAAATGGTGCAGGCCTTGGAGCAGCTGAAGGACAGTGAGGAGAGAGCCTCCTACATCCTCATGGAGAAGATTGAACCTGAGCCTTTTTGGAATTGCTTGCTACGGCCTGGCAGCCCTGCCCAAGTGGTCCAATGCATCTCAGAGCTGGGCATCTTTGGAGTCTATGTCAG GCAGGGAAAGACACTAGTGATGAATAAGCACGTGGGGCATCTACTTCGAACCAAAGCCATCGAGCATGCAGATGGTGGTGTGGCAGCAGGAGTGGCAGTCCTGGACAACCCATACCCTGTGTGA